The genome window CCCCATATTAATATATAATACTTATTCCTATGCTGGCGTGTCGCCAGCCGTTGCTCAATCCGCTGCGCTAGTACTGGTTGGGTTACTACTGGTATTGATTAGGGCGGCGTCGGTGGGGCAGCGATTATGGTGATGAAGGCTAGATTAATCAAGACCTATCCAGGCTTTAAATTGCTAGCTGAATTATATATTGATGGACCTATCATATTGGTTGGCAGAAATGGAAGTGGGAAAACCACTCTTCTTAGACTAATTGCAGGTCTAGAGCGGCCTGATCAAGGAGCGATTGAAGTTAATGGAAGAAACGTGACTAATTTACCGCCTTGGCAACGGAGAATAGCCTATGTATCGCCCGAGACCTATATACCACACATGAAGGTCAAGGACCACCTAAGGCTGGCTCAACGCATGAAGTTGGATCACATTATGGACTTGTTAAGAGAATACTCTATACCATTTGAGGAAAGGGTTGGAAAACTCAGCATGGGCCAAAGGGAGGTAGTTGCCATACTAACAGCTATAGCAGCGGACCCAGCAGCGCTACTAATTGATGAAGCTGCTTCAAATATTTCTAGAAGACGGGAATTACTGGAAAGAATAATTGAAATAATAAAACCGAGAAGCATGGATATGATATACGTGTCGCAAGTAAAGGAGGACTCAGAATTATTTGACTCATAGCTTTATATCGAGAATGGTCGACTAATCCCCTCCCCGCCATAAAGGGACTGGACATGCCGTTCACTTCATAATTATGAGACTCATTCAAAAGAGCAGCAATACTAGTTTTCTAACGCATTACTTCTTGTAATTGCGTGTCCACTGAGTGGTAACGCAAATGATAAGATAAACACGATTGCCATGCCTCATTCATAGATCCATGTTATTGGGCGAATTAATGCTTATATAGTTGAACTGATCGGGTCTGTCATGAAGTATAGATTAATGGATGTGCTTGCATGCCCTTATGATAAGACGTTTCCCCTAAGGCTGGTGGTGTTGAGCGAGAATGTGAAGGATCGGGAATATACAGGCAAGGTACCGTTCTGTGAGCTATATTGTGCATATAAGGGGATGAATATTAAGGATATGGAGGACCCAAGCAAAGCACCGTGTGCTGAGTGCTATAAGCATGAAATAGGGGAGGGCATACTATACTGTGAGAAGTGCCATAGATGGTACCCAATAAAGGAGGATATACCGATATTGCTGCCCGATGAGTTAAGGAACATTAATGAGGATAAAGAGTTTCTAAGCAAGATTAAGGATAAGTTGTCAAAAATAGATCCAAAGCTAGCCGAGGACATAATTAACAATGGCAATCCAATCAACCTGAAACAGGGCTGAACCAAAAATGGACAAGGAATGAACCATAAATGGAATACGCATTACATAATTTATCCTTCAGGGATCACTCCATAAGACGGTAACCAACGGTTATCGAGCTATAAGTAATAAAATTAGTTGCCTAAGTAATCCGAGATATCGCCGCTGGGCTCCTCATCTCTTGGAACTCGCGTTATTTTACCTGTCTCTAATAGTTTCTTTGCTTGTTCCACCAATGAGCGGGCGAGGGTGGATCCTATACCCCTCACTTCCTGTAGCCTAGCTGGTGATGCAGTGGCTATATCCTCAATTGATTTGAAGCCGGCCTTATATAATTCCCTTGCCCTTGCACGTCCTATTCCCTCTAGGTTTAGCGCTAATTCAAGTGCATCGGCCTTTATCCCATACTTAACTCTGTATCTGAGGATATCTATTTTGCCGGATAATTCCCTTAGCTTAAGTACCTTGCTTAACTCAACCATGGCGCCCAATAACCAATCTAGTTGATCTATATACATTCGTAGGTCGCCTGGCTGCGCATCGTATTGCTTAAGGAGTGTGTCCTCATCTATCTCATTTATCCAATCCATAATCATTAGCGCCGTCTTTAATTCCTCCATTAATGGATGGAGCTCCTCCTCATCATAATCAGGTATAGTGGGAGGCATTAAAGGCAACTTAGACCAACGACTCATCAATTCATCGGCCCATTTATCTTCCTCGCTCTTCCTGACCCTAAGCTTAGGTACTTTCCGGGATTTAACTGCCAGAAAAAGTATTCCCAGGTAAGTGGCTTTCCCGCTTAATTGACTTAATCCCCTTATATAATCATTGGCGGTATATGGATCTAAGTAGGTCCTATTAACGGCGAGCCCCAGTGGAGTGGCTGAGAACTCGCCGTTTCGTTCCTCTATGAAGCCGGACTCAACAAGGAACTTAAGCATGTCGTTAACCCGCCTCATCAATACATTGCGTTGAATCACGTTGCTGCTTATCTTATATTGGGCATATGCTAATGTATTTGATAGGAATTGGAAAATTCCATCCATATCATCGGCATAGCCGCTCGCTATTATTGAGAGCAGATTAAAGGCCATGTTTTCCTCCACGAAAAAGCGGGAAACCACGTGCTCGGGTTCTGCATTTATATATAGATCAAGCAAGCGATGGGCCTCTCTCTCAGTTGATGCAATTAAGATGGCCTCGCCATACGGATCCAGGCCAGGCCTACCCGCTCTTCCAGCCATTTGTTTATACTCCATTACAGGTATATCCAGCATGCCCTCCCCCACCTCATACCTCCTGTAATCACTTATGATGACGCGCCTAGCCGGTAAGTTAACGCCGGCAGCCAATGTGGTTGTTGAGGCAAGGACCTTGATCACTCGTTCCCTAAATGCCTCCTCTATTAATCGCCTAACCTCTAGCTCCAGCCCTGCATGGTGAAACGAGGCGCCGCACCTTATTAATTGGGCAAGTTCATCGCCCAATAACTTAGAGCTGGATGCTTT of Thermocladium sp. ECH_B contains these proteins:
- a CDS encoding extensin, encoding MLVLDLSLPDVLKSFIAEKRNVKSLYPPQEEAVRSGIFNGENIIMVTSTASGKTLLAEIAAVSNVLMNDKKTIVTVPLKALAYEKLMDFKIYEELGVRITASTGEYDSDDKWLESFDIIITTYEKLDSILRHKPSWLGDVGQLIVDELHYVGDSERGPIIESIISKMRMLGLTPQIIGLSATIGNAEELAAWLGAKLVKTSWXPIPLKEGVYLRPIILFSDGSKTKVHDVGEPVTSLXLDSLQSGGQALVFSSSRSGAVKIAKQLSRLICDSPSKLIDVDAASRVAEDIXKASSSKLLGDELAQLIRCGASFHHAGLELEVRRLIEEAFRERVIKVLASTTTLAAGVNLPARRVIISDYRRYEVGEGMLDIPVMEYKQMAGRAGRPGLDPYGEAILIASTEREAHRLLDLYINAEPEHVVSRFFVEENMAFNLLSIIASGYADDMDGIFQFLSNTLAYAQYKISSNVIQRNVLMRRVNDMLKFLVESGFIEERNGEFSATPLGLAVNRTYLDPYTANDYIRGLSQLSGKATYLGILFLAVKSRKVPKLRVRKSEEDKWADELMSRWSKLPLMPPTIPDYDEEELHPLMEELKTALMIMDWINEIDEDTLLKQYDAQPGDLRMYIDQLDWLLGAMVELSKVLKLRELSGKIDILRYRVKYGIKADALELALNLEGIGRARARELYKAGFKSIEDIATASPARLQEVRGIGSTLARSLVEQAKKLLETGKITRVPRDEEPSGDISDYLGN